From one Halothece sp. PCC 7418 genomic stretch:
- a CDS encoding DUF4149 domain-containing protein: protein MDIISYQKQNPTQWSVVVFITLCFWLSASLVLDFVIIPSLMEAGMMTQPGFASAGYSMFGIFNHLELLCAGIILSGVFVLTKNHVFAKKQQQWSIILSSLLLAVALICNYVLTPQMSGLGMDLNWFESARSMPAEMMELHAGYWGLELMKFVVGGILLVWSFRAWKPQENY from the coding sequence ATGGATATTATTTCTTATCAAAAGCAAAATCCCACTCAATGGTCAGTGGTCGTGTTTATAACCCTCTGCTTCTGGTTGAGTGCAAGTTTAGTGTTAGATTTCGTTATTATCCCTTCTTTAATGGAAGCGGGAATGATGACTCAACCTGGTTTTGCTAGTGCTGGCTATTCGATGTTTGGCATTTTTAATCATCTTGAGTTACTTTGTGCAGGCATTATTTTAAGTGGTGTTTTTGTCCTCACCAAAAATCACGTTTTTGCGAAGAAACAACAGCAATGGTCGATTATTTTATCCAGTTTATTACTTGCCGTGGCTTTGATTTGTAACTATGTTCTGACTCCTCAAATGAGTGGCTTAGGAATGGATTTAAACTGGTTTGAATCAGCGCGATCCATGCCTGCGGAAATGATGGAACTGCACGCAGGATATTGGGGCTTGGAATTAATGAAATTTGTCGTGGGCGGAATCTTATTAGTTTGGAGTTTCCGCGCCTGGAAACCCCAAGAAAATTATTAG
- a CDS encoding NAD(P)H-quinone oxidoreductase subunit N: MDFTSNLSAQLNAGLILPEGIIIITLLIVLVGDLIVGRSAARVLPYIGIGGLLASLVALYFQWDSENPIALLGSFSADDLSIVFRGVIALSTAVTILMSIRYVEQTGSALSEFITIMLTATVGAMFLSGANELVMIFVALETLSISSYLMTGYMKRDSRSNEAALKYLLIGAASSAVFLYGSSLLYGLSGGETSLPKIAAGIAQTEGGELTSAIALVFMIAGIAFKISAVPFHQWTPDVYEGSPTPVVAFLSVGSKAAGFALAIRLLVVAFPLEQPQWRLIFTALAILSMILGNAVALAQTSMKRLLAYSSIGQAGFIMIGMVAATEAGYASMIFYLLVYLFMNLGAFTGIILFSLRTGTDQITEYAGLYQKDPLLTLGLSICLLSLGGIPPLAGFFGKIYLFWAGWQAGLYGLVILGLVTSVISIYYYIRVVKMMVVKEPQEMSEAIQNYPTIRWNLPGMRPLQVGLVFSLVVTSLAGILSNPLFSIANASVTNTPILNAETEVLEEANAENPQISLADVAAPVNLDK; this comes from the coding sequence ATGGACTTTACAAGTAATCTTTCTGCTCAACTCAACGCAGGGTTAATTCTTCCAGAGGGAATTATTATTATTACCCTTCTCATTGTTCTCGTTGGTGATTTAATTGTGGGACGGAGTGCTGCGAGGGTGCTGCCTTATATTGGCATTGGCGGTTTACTCGCTTCTCTGGTTGCCCTTTATTTCCAGTGGGATAGTGAAAACCCGATCGCGCTGTTAGGGAGTTTTAGCGCGGATGACCTCAGCATTGTCTTTCGGGGGGTGATTGCCCTTTCCACGGCTGTAACGATTTTAATGTCGATTCGCTATGTGGAACAAACGGGATCGGCCCTTTCTGAGTTTATTACAATTATGCTCACAGCCACGGTGGGGGCGATGTTCCTTTCTGGTGCAAATGAACTGGTGATGATTTTTGTCGCCTTAGAAACCCTCAGTATTTCGTCTTATTTAATGACGGGATACATGAAACGGGATTCTCGTTCTAATGAAGCTGCTTTAAAATATTTGTTAATTGGTGCAGCCAGTTCCGCCGTCTTTTTATATGGATCTTCCCTTCTTTACGGACTGTCTGGGGGAGAAACTAGCTTACCGAAAATTGCAGCAGGAATTGCTCAAACTGAAGGCGGAGAACTCACCAGCGCGATCGCGCTTGTCTTTATGATTGCAGGAATTGCCTTTAAAATTTCCGCAGTTCCCTTCCACCAATGGACACCCGACGTTTATGAAGGATCGCCCACTCCCGTCGTTGCCTTTTTATCGGTGGGTTCAAAAGCTGCGGGATTTGCCCTTGCGATTCGTTTATTAGTCGTCGCCTTTCCCCTTGAACAACCGCAATGGCGTTTAATCTTTACTGCCCTTGCCATCTTAAGTATGATTTTAGGGAATGCGGTGGCTCTTGCTCAAACCAGCATGAAACGGCTTCTAGCCTATTCCTCCATTGGTCAAGCTGGATTTATCATGATTGGCATGGTGGCAGCGACAGAAGCAGGATATGCCAGCATGATTTTCTATTTACTGGTTTATCTGTTTATGAACCTGGGCGCGTTTACGGGGATTATTCTCTTCTCTCTCCGCACAGGAACGGATCAAATTACGGAATATGCAGGCTTATATCAAAAAGATCCCCTGTTGACCCTTGGTTTAAGCATTTGCTTACTCTCTTTAGGAGGAATTCCCCCATTAGCAGGATTTTTCGGTAAAATTTACCTATTTTGGGCAGGTTGGCAAGCGGGTTTATATGGTCTTGTCATCTTAGGACTGGTTACCAGTGTTATCTCCATTTACTACTACATCCGCGTGGTAAAAATGATGGTCGTGAAAGAACCCCAAGAAATGTCCGAAGCCATCCAAAATTATCCTACAATCCGTTGGAACTTACCCGGAATGCGTCCCTTGCAAGTGGGTCTCGTGTTCTCTCTCGTTGTCACCTCCTTAGCTGGAATTTTATCGAATCCTCTGTTCTCCATTGCCAATGCGTCCGTTACCAACACACCGATTTTGAATGCGGAAACAGAAGTTTTAGAGGAAGCAAACGCCGAGAATCCTCAAATCTCTCTGGCTGATGTCGCTGCACCTGTTAATCTAGACAAATAA
- a CDS encoding glutamate-5-semialdehyde dehydrogenase, producing MVASQTTPDTLSDLAQQTKNAAQQLAVLSTQQRNQALSAIAQALGDHQDEIVAANATDCTQAKQDGIPEALQARLKLDQTKLESAIAGVKDVAKLPDPIGATQIDRELDTGLTLKRLSCPVGVLGIIFEARPDALIQITSLAIKSGNGVILKGGKEALNSCQTLTKVIHEALAQTDVPPEVVQLLTTRGEIQELLSLDQYVDLIIPRGSNSFVRFIQENTSIPVLGHADGICHIYVDEAVNLEQAVTITVDSKTQYPAACNAVETLLVHRAIAPKFLPKLEPALTEKGVTLRGDEATRQILPQIETATTEDWSTEYGGLVLAVKVVDSAEAAMAHISTYGSRHTEAILTENAQLAQTFLNQVDAAGVFHNCSTRFSDGFRYGFGAEVGISTQKMPPRGPVGLEGLVTYKYQVTGDGHLAETYSGENPKPFTHKDL from the coding sequence ATGGTAGCTTCACAAACCACACCTGATACCTTATCAGACCTTGCTCAACAAACGAAAAACGCAGCCCAACAACTGGCTGTTTTATCGACACAACAACGAAATCAGGCTTTAAGCGCGATCGCGCAAGCCCTCGGGGATCACCAAGATGAAATTGTGGCAGCGAACGCTACAGACTGCACACAAGCGAAACAAGATGGCATTCCCGAAGCCCTACAAGCAAGATTAAAGCTGGATCAGACTAAATTAGAAAGCGCGATCGCGGGGGTGAAAGATGTGGCAAAACTCCCAGACCCCATTGGCGCAACGCAAATTGATCGCGAACTTGATACAGGCTTAACTCTGAAGCGTCTCAGTTGTCCTGTCGGGGTTCTCGGTATCATTTTTGAAGCCCGTCCCGATGCCCTCATTCAAATTACAAGCCTCGCGATTAAGTCTGGAAATGGGGTGATTTTGAAGGGGGGAAAAGAAGCCCTCAACTCTTGTCAAACCCTAACTAAAGTGATTCATGAGGCGTTAGCGCAAACAGATGTCCCGCCAGAGGTTGTGCAACTGCTGACGACTCGCGGAGAGATTCAAGAACTGTTGTCTTTAGACCAGTATGTTGATTTAATTATCCCGAGAGGCTCTAATTCCTTTGTACGCTTCATTCAAGAAAACACCAGCATTCCTGTATTAGGTCATGCCGATGGCATTTGTCATATTTATGTTGATGAAGCGGTTAATCTTGAGCAAGCGGTGACGATTACAGTGGACTCAAAAACCCAGTATCCAGCTGCGTGTAATGCAGTGGAAACCCTGCTTGTACATCGTGCCATTGCGCCGAAGTTTCTGCCAAAACTAGAACCCGCCCTAACCGAGAAAGGGGTGACTTTACGCGGGGATGAAGCCACTCGTCAAATCTTACCGCAAATTGAAACTGCCACAACAGAAGACTGGTCAACAGAGTACGGAGGGTTAGTTTTAGCGGTGAAAGTCGTGGATAGTGCAGAAGCAGCCATGGCGCACATCAGTACCTATGGGTCTCGACATACGGAAGCGATTCTGACGGAAAATGCACAACTCGCTCAAACTTTCCTCAATCAAGTGGATGCTGCTGGGGTATTCCATAATTGTTCTACGCGCTTCTCCGATGGCTTCCGTTATGGCTTTGGTGCAGAAGTGGGAATTAGTACCCAGAAAATGCCACCGCGCGGTCCCGTGGGCTTAGAAGGGTTAGTGACTTATAAGTATCAGGTGACTGGCGATGGACATCTTGCAGAAACTTATAGCGGGGAAAATCCGAAACCCTTTACTCACAAAGACCTCTGA
- a CDS encoding TMEM165/GDT1 family protein: MDWQLLGLTFVTVFVAEIGDKSQLAAIALGGNSKSPTAVFFGCIAALLTASFLGVMLGGGVAQLLPTRLLKALAAVGFTLLALKLLIFDEAETD; this comes from the coding sequence ATGGATTGGCAATTATTAGGATTGACCTTTGTCACCGTATTTGTGGCAGAAATTGGCGATAAAAGTCAACTCGCCGCGATCGCGCTCGGTGGTAATAGCAAGTCACCCACCGCCGTCTTCTTCGGTTGTATTGCTGCTTTATTAACGGCGAGCTTCCTAGGAGTGATGTTAGGGGGAGGCGTGGCGCAACTCCTCCCCACTCGGCTGCTTAAAGCATTAGCAGCAGTTGGCTTCACGTTACTGGCATTAAAATTATTAATCTTTGACGAAGCCGAAACCGACTAA
- a CDS encoding glycoside hydrolase yields the protein MVYPLYVAFVWHQHQPLYYSSPGEYHLPWVRLHGTKDYLDLILLLQRYPKLHQTVNLVPTLIRQLEDYAEGNARDPYLNLTLTPENHLDRKKRQYIIDHFFDANYRTLIDPHPRYRDLYQQRKDHGPVWCLHNWTKQDYSDLLAWHNLAWIDPLFWSDPDISRWLEKGRGFTLEDRQQICAKQQEIIRQILPQHKRMQAEGQLELITSPYTHPILPLLADTNVAKIAVPDIILPEHRFTWKQDISPHLEKAKAIYQSEFDCFPLGLWPSEQAISPQVLSDIASAGFKWFCSDEAILGWTLNHFFHRNEGGTLYAPELLYQPYRLPTPHGDLNVVFRDHRLSDLIGFTYSKLSAKTAADDFIDRLSAIAQRLGDPIEQPWLVTIALDGENCWEQYHQDGKPFLEALYQRLSDHSGIELVTVSEFLEQYPPTAILPSNQLHSGSWVDGDLTTWIGDPVKNRAWDLLNAARETLAKHPEATEEAWEALYAAEGSDWFWWFGEGHSSNQDAIFDQLFRDHLSKIYQALNLPIPDDLKRPLESHQRKQSHPPLSFIHPFIDGIADEQDWDKAGRIDIATSGAMHQNSDVKRLWYGLDHLNFYFRLDFKRGGQPGTNLPPELHLFWFYPGVTLLNSPLPLQNVPQHPPLNYLYHHHLGINLVEEIVWLEEATDNHRWFGRRTRAKFHFNDCLELSVPWEDLGMSPDIFLNIIAVFSDRAQFRSYLPEKEFVVLQIP from the coding sequence ATGGTTTATCCCCTCTACGTCGCCTTTGTTTGGCATCAGCACCAACCGCTTTATTACTCCTCACCAGGGGAATATCACCTACCTTGGGTTCGACTACACGGGACAAAAGACTATCTCGATCTGATTTTATTGCTACAGCGTTATCCGAAACTGCATCAAACGGTTAACTTAGTTCCCACGTTAATCCGTCAACTGGAAGATTATGCGGAAGGAAACGCTCGCGATCCTTATCTGAACCTCACGTTAACCCCAGAGAATCATTTAGATCGCAAAAAACGACAATATATCATCGATCATTTTTTTGATGCCAATTATCGGACGCTCATTGATCCGCATCCCCGCTACCGAGACTTGTATCAACAACGGAAAGATCATGGTCCAGTTTGGTGTTTACACAATTGGACAAAACAAGACTATAGCGACCTTCTCGCCTGGCATAATTTAGCTTGGATTGATCCGCTATTTTGGAGTGACCCCGACATTTCCCGTTGGTTGGAAAAAGGAAGAGGTTTCACCTTAGAAGATCGTCAACAGATTTGCGCGAAACAGCAAGAGATTATTCGTCAAATTTTGCCCCAACATAAACGGATGCAAGCCGAAGGACAACTCGAACTCATTACCAGTCCTTATACCCATCCCATTCTTCCTTTACTTGCAGATACCAACGTCGCTAAAATTGCAGTTCCCGATATTATCCTCCCCGAACATCGTTTTACTTGGAAACAAGACATCTCTCCTCATTTAGAAAAAGCCAAAGCCATCTATCAATCAGAATTTGACTGTTTTCCATTGGGATTATGGCCCTCAGAACAAGCGATTAGTCCACAAGTGCTTTCGGATATTGCATCGGCGGGGTTTAAATGGTTTTGTTCTGATGAAGCGATTTTAGGTTGGACGCTGAATCATTTTTTCCATCGCAATGAAGGGGGAACGCTTTATGCACCAGAGTTGTTGTATCAACCCTATCGTCTTCCTACGCCTCATGGAGATTTAAACGTTGTTTTTCGGGATCATCGCTTATCGGATTTAATTGGCTTCACATATAGTAAACTGTCAGCAAAAACCGCTGCTGATGACTTTATTGATCGTTTAAGCGCGATCGCGCAACGGTTAGGCGATCCCATCGAACAACCGTGGTTAGTCACTATTGCTTTAGATGGCGAAAATTGTTGGGAACAATATCATCAGGATGGAAAACCCTTCTTAGAAGCCCTGTATCAACGCCTCAGCGATCATTCTGGGATTGAATTAGTCACTGTATCCGAATTTCTCGAACAATATCCCCCCACTGCAATTTTACCCAGCAATCAACTCCATAGCGGATCATGGGTCGATGGCGACTTGACCACTTGGATCGGCGATCCAGTAAAAAATCGCGCTTGGGATTTACTCAATGCAGCCAGAGAAACCCTTGCTAAACATCCCGAAGCAACAGAAGAAGCCTGGGAAGCCCTTTATGCAGCAGAAGGATCAGACTGGTTTTGGTGGTTTGGAGAAGGACATTCTTCTAATCAAGATGCTATTTTCGATCAACTGTTTCGTGATCATCTCTCAAAGATTTATCAAGCCTTAAATCTTCCCATTCCAGATGACTTAAAACGCCCCTTAGAATCTCACCAACGTAAACAATCGCATCCCCCTCTCAGTTTTATTCACCCCTTTATTGATGGGATTGCGGATGAACAAGATTGGGATAAAGCAGGACGGATTGATATTGCAACCAGTGGCGCAATGCACCAGAATAGCGATGTTAAACGGTTATGGTACGGCTTAGATCATCTCAATTTTTATTTCCGATTGGATTTCAAAAGAGGCGGACAACCTGGAACCAACTTACCGCCAGAATTACATTTATTTTGGTTTTATCCAGGGGTAACACTATTAAATAGTCCGCTTCCGTTGCAGAATGTCCCGCAACATCCTCCCCTCAATTATTTATATCATCATCATTTGGGGATTAATTTAGTGGAAGAAATTGTTTGGTTAGAAGAAGCCACAGACAATCATCGCTGGTTTGGTCGTCGCACCCGAGCAAAATTTCATTTTAATGATTGTTTAGAATTATCAGTTCCTTGGGAAGATTTAGGAATGTCGCCAGATATTTTTCTGAATATTATTGCGGTATTCAGCGATCGCGCTCAGTTTCGGAGTTATCTCCCAGAAAAAGAGTTTGTGGTTTTGCAAATTCCTTAG
- the clpB gene encoding ATP-dependent chaperone ClpB: MQPTDPSKFTQQAWDVIVDSQEVARRFKNQELEVEHLMLTLFSTEGVANQILEAKQVDVSRLQQQLEVFTNRQRKSMRVEQLYLGRGLDQLLDRAEKARQSWQDEVIGVEHLLLGFAEDERVGRRLLRPYSIDPQDVEAAIKEFRANRPQTEESAGEAQGEEEKEKEEEQTPLEKYGRDLTEQASGGKLDPVIGRDEEIRRVVQVLSRRSKNNPVLIGEPGVGKTAIAEGLAQRIVNGDVPESLKNRQLIALDMGSLIAGAKYRGEFEDRLRKVLREVTHSEGQIVLFIDELQTVVGTGSGQGTMDAGNLLKPMLARGELRCIGATTLDEYRKHIEKDPALERRFQQVYVKQPDVEATVSILRGLKERYEVHHGVKITDSALVAAASLSDRYITDRFLPDKAIDLVDEAAAKLKMEITSKPTELESIDRRLMQLQMEKLSLEGEDELASGGNTSAYRSAKERLEKIEQEMQELEGSQKELSSQWQFEKQMLEEINTLKEEEDQLRVQVEQAEREYDLEKAAQLKYGQLEGLQRQREEKEGKLLEMQSQGRTLLREQVTEADIAEIVAKWTSIPVNRLLESERQKLLGLEGYLHERVIGQKEAVAAVSAAIRRARAGMKDPARPIGSFLFMGPTGVGKTELARAIAEFLFDSEESLIRIDMSEYMEKHSVSRLVGAPPGYVGYEEGGQLSEQIRRRPYSVVLLDEVEKAHPDVFNILLQVLDDGRITDSQGRTVDFRNTIIVMTSNIGGEDILQFAQEDSQYEQMRKKVLQALREHFRPEFLNRIDDLIIFHTLRREELGRIITIQLRRIESLLSEQKITIKLTEAAQDYLVDVGYDPVYGARPLKRAIQRELENPIATKILEMAFTEGDTILVDCVDHQLVFKKEEEAQSVEVEVMSS; this comes from the coding sequence ATGCAGCCGACCGACCCGAGCAAGTTTACGCAACAAGCCTGGGATGTAATTGTTGATTCACAAGAAGTCGCCCGTCGCTTTAAAAATCAGGAGTTAGAAGTAGAACATCTGATGCTGACCCTATTTTCTACTGAAGGGGTCGCCAATCAAATTTTAGAAGCCAAACAAGTGGATGTGTCTCGTCTGCAACAGCAGCTAGAAGTGTTCACCAACCGCCAACGGAAATCAATGCGGGTGGAACAACTCTACTTAGGGCGAGGATTGGATCAGTTGCTCGATCGCGCGGAAAAAGCGCGACAAAGTTGGCAAGATGAGGTAATTGGGGTCGAACACCTCTTGTTAGGATTCGCAGAAGATGAACGGGTCGGGCGACGGTTACTGCGACCCTACAGCATTGATCCCCAAGATGTGGAAGCAGCGATTAAAGAATTTCGCGCCAATCGTCCGCAAACAGAAGAAAGTGCAGGAGAAGCGCAAGGGGAAGAGGAGAAGGAAAAAGAAGAAGAACAAACCCCCCTCGAAAAATACGGACGTGATTTGACGGAACAAGCTAGTGGCGGAAAACTAGACCCCGTAATTGGTCGTGATGAAGAAATTCGGCGGGTAGTCCAAGTTTTATCTCGTCGGTCTAAAAATAATCCTGTGTTAATTGGTGAACCAGGTGTGGGGAAAACCGCGATCGCGGAAGGCTTAGCGCAACGGATTGTGAATGGCGATGTCCCTGAATCGCTCAAAAATCGGCAATTAATAGCATTAGATATGGGAAGCCTCATTGCAGGGGCAAAATATCGCGGAGAATTTGAAGATCGCCTGCGGAAAGTGTTGCGGGAAGTGACCCACTCCGAGGGTCAAATCGTTCTCTTTATTGATGAATTACAAACCGTGGTTGGTACGGGTTCGGGTCAAGGGACAATGGATGCAGGGAACTTGTTAAAACCGATGCTGGCGCGAGGAGAGTTACGCTGCATTGGGGCGACCACTCTCGATGAATATCGCAAGCATATCGAAAAAGATCCTGCTTTAGAACGACGCTTTCAACAGGTTTATGTGAAGCAGCCCGATGTAGAAGCAACCGTTTCCATTTTACGCGGACTCAAGGAACGGTACGAAGTTCATCATGGGGTTAAAATTACTGACTCGGCGCTAGTGGCTGCTGCAAGTTTATCAGATCGCTACATCACAGACCGCTTTTTGCCCGATAAAGCCATTGATTTGGTGGATGAAGCAGCAGCGAAGTTAAAAATGGAGATTACTTCCAAACCGACGGAGTTAGAAAGCATTGATCGCCGTCTGATGCAGTTGCAAATGGAGAAATTGTCCTTAGAAGGGGAAGACGAGTTAGCCAGTGGCGGGAATACCAGTGCTTATCGGTCTGCAAAAGAACGCCTCGAAAAGATTGAGCAAGAAATGCAGGAATTGGAAGGGAGTCAGAAGGAACTGTCTTCGCAATGGCAATTTGAAAAACAGATGCTAGAAGAGATTAATACTCTCAAAGAAGAAGAAGATCAGTTGCGCGTACAAGTAGAACAAGCGGAACGAGAATATGACTTAGAAAAAGCAGCCCAGTTGAAGTATGGACAGTTAGAAGGCTTACAACGCCAACGGGAAGAGAAAGAAGGTAAATTACTGGAAATGCAGTCCCAAGGGCGGACTTTACTGCGAGAACAAGTCACCGAAGCTGATATTGCGGAAATTGTGGCGAAATGGACCAGTATTCCCGTTAATCGCCTGTTAGAGTCCGAACGACAAAAACTCCTCGGTTTAGAAGGCTATCTCCACGAACGGGTGATTGGTCAAAAAGAAGCGGTGGCTGCTGTTTCTGCTGCAATCAGGCGGGCGCGTGCTGGGATGAAAGATCCCGCTCGTCCCATTGGGTCTTTCCTCTTCATGGGGCCCACAGGGGTGGGAAAAACAGAATTGGCTCGCGCGATCGCGGAGTTTTTATTCGATAGTGAAGAATCCCTCATCCGCATTGATATGTCAGAGTACATGGAGAAACATTCCGTCTCTCGTCTCGTCGGTGCGCCTCCAGGTTATGTGGGCTATGAAGAAGGGGGACAACTCTCAGAACAAATCCGCCGTCGTCCCTATTCTGTCGTGCTATTGGATGAAGTGGAAAAAGCCCATCCCGATGTCTTCAACATTCTCCTCCAAGTTTTAGATGATGGACGCATTACCGACTCCCAAGGACGCACGGTAGATTTCCGCAACACCATTATTGTGATGACCAGTAATATTGGTGGTGAAGATATCCTCCAATTTGCCCAAGAAGATTCGCAATATGAACAAATGCGGAAAAAAGTCTTGCAAGCCCTACGAGAACATTTCCGCCCCGAATTTCTCAATCGCATTGATGATCTCATTATCTTCCACACCTTGCGACGCGAAGAACTCGGACGCATTATTACCATTCAACTACGACGGATTGAAAGCCTCTTATCCGAACAAAAAATCACTATTAAACTCACCGAAGCAGCCCAAGATTATTTAGTGGATGTGGGCTATGATCCCGTTTACGGGGCGCGTCCCCTCAAACGAGCGATTCAACGGGAGTTAGAAAATCCCATCGCCACGAAAATCCTCGAAATGGCATTTACCGAAGGGGATACGATTCTTGTTGATTGTGTGGATCATCAACTGGTGTTTAAGAAGGAAGAAGAGGCGCAATCGGTGGAAGTGGAAGTGATGTCTTCTTAG
- a CDS encoding nuclear transport factor 2 family protein: MSIASPSRQPITISGLKHGLVEQYFQTLNAQDFNNTAGLFARDGELHPPLEEPVVGNSAIAQYLAQEAMGMTLVPQKGTIAREDQGELDIRIQGYVKTSLFTVNVAWQFLINADNQFQIVVVKLLASWEELAQIQR; encoded by the coding sequence ATGTCTATTGCTTCTCCTTCTCGCCAGCCCATTACCATTTCAGGACTTAAGCATGGGCTGGTTGAACAGTATTTTCAAACCTTAAATGCACAAGACTTTAATAACACTGCTGGTTTATTTGCCCGAGATGGAGAATTACATCCGCCGTTAGAAGAGCCAGTTGTTGGCAACAGCGCGATCGCGCAATACTTGGCTCAAGAAGCAATGGGCATGACCTTAGTTCCCCAAAAAGGGACAATCGCCCGAGAAGACCAAGGAGAATTAGACATCCGCATCCAAGGTTACGTTAAAACCTCTCTATTTACCGTTAACGTGGCTTGGCAATTTTTGATTAACGCTGACAACCAATTTCAAATTGTGGTTGTGAAATTACTCGCTTCTTGGGAAGAATTGGCGCAGATTCAACGTTAA
- a CDS encoding orange carotenoid protein N-terminal domain-containing protein yields MVATSNQNLISTPVEAVDTAITQFQQLTTDDQLAALWFIYLQTGKAITPAAPGAARLQLAEGLLNQVKAMSHQEQLQFMRNLVEKVNTPETRAYGVLSANTKLAFWYRLAQWMEDGTVIPMPYGYRMSEKGTQTLAKIEWLEFNQQITILRRIVVDMGVDPLA; encoded by the coding sequence ATGGTCGCCACTAGCAACCAAAATCTCATTTCTACCCCAGTTGAAGCTGTTGATACTGCCATTACTCAATTTCAACAACTCACCACTGATGATCAGCTGGCGGCACTTTGGTTCATCTACTTGCAAACTGGAAAAGCAATTACCCCTGCCGCTCCGGGTGCAGCAAGATTACAACTCGCGGAAGGGTTGCTCAACCAAGTGAAAGCAATGTCGCATCAAGAGCAACTCCAGTTCATGCGTAACCTCGTTGAGAAAGTGAACACCCCTGAAACTCGGGCTTATGGTGTTCTCAGTGCGAATACCAAACTCGCTTTCTGGTATCGTTTAGCGCAATGGATGGAAGACGGCACTGTCATTCCCATGCCTTATGGTTATCGGATGTCAGAAAAAGGAACGCAAACTCTCGCTAAAATCGAGTGGTTAGAATTTAACCAGCAAATCACGATCTTACGTCGCATTGTCGTTGATATGGGCGTTGATCCTCTCGCCTAG
- the menB gene encoding 1,4-dihydroxy-2-naphthoyl-CoA synthase has translation MEINWQTVKSYEDIRYEQIDGIAKLTINRPHKRNAFRPKTVFELYDAFARIREDTSIGVVLLTGAGPHTDGKYAFCSGGDQSVRGKAGYMDDEGTPRLNVLDLQRAIRSLPKVVIALVAGYAIGGGHVLHLVCDLTIAADNAIFGQTGPKVGSFDGGFGASYLARIVGQKKAREIWFLCRQYTAQDALDMGLVNTVVPVEQLETEGVNWANEILDKSPTAIRCLKAAFNADCDGQMGLQELAGNATLLYYMTEEGSEGKQAFLEKRKPNFRDYPWLP, from the coding sequence ATGGAAATAAATTGGCAAACGGTTAAGTCTTATGAAGATATCCGCTACGAGCAAATAGATGGAATCGCAAAACTCACCATTAATCGTCCCCACAAACGGAATGCCTTTCGCCCCAAAACCGTTTTTGAACTCTATGATGCGTTTGCTCGGATTCGAGAAGATACCAGCATTGGCGTTGTCTTATTAACGGGAGCAGGCCCCCACACTGATGGGAAATACGCTTTTTGTTCGGGGGGAGATCAAAGTGTTCGCGGAAAAGCAGGCTATATGGATGATGAAGGAACACCGCGCCTGAATGTTTTAGATCTGCAACGAGCGATTCGTTCCTTACCGAAAGTGGTGATTGCATTAGTGGCGGGTTATGCCATTGGTGGCGGTCATGTGCTGCATTTGGTGTGTGACTTGACCATTGCTGCGGATAATGCCATTTTTGGGCAAACAGGACCGAAAGTAGGCAGTTTTGACGGCGGGTTTGGGGCAAGCTATCTGGCGCGGATTGTGGGACAGAAAAAAGCCCGAGAAATTTGGTTTCTTTGTCGTCAATATACCGCCCAAGATGCTCTCGATATGGGCTTGGTGAATACTGTTGTCCCCGTTGAACAATTAGAAACAGAGGGCGTTAACTGGGCTAATGAAATTTTAGATAAAAGCCCTACGGCAATTCGTTGTCTGAAAGCTGCCTTTAATGCCGATTGTGATGGGCAAATGGGCTTACAGGAACTGGCGGGTAATGCCACGCTTCTCTATTACATGACCGAGGAAGGTAGCGAGGGGAAACAAGCCTTTTTAGAAAAGCGAAAACCCAATTTTCGGGATTATCCTTGGCTTCCATAA